One genomic segment of Kiritimatiellia bacterium includes these proteins:
- a CDS encoding cobalamin-binding protein, with protein MAEGSPVTKAVSLAPSLTELVFALGLGDHLVGRSSACDYPPEARALPVLGDFGRPNQEALLAAHPDLVLATDLEKPGLRGYLEGLGIRALVLPCENWTDLLEAGRAIARELGNPEAGIRWAETMAARRAEIEQRVNTFWAGKERPRVYLEIWSDPPMTAGRESFANDLVALAGGRNIGAALERSYANANSEWILKQDPDVIVLAYMTTNAAAERLAQRPGWNRLRAVREGRVCAGINPDWLLRPGPRMLDGAEALAEWLMEEARR; from the coding sequence ATGGCGGAGGGATCACCGGTGACCAAGGCGGTCAGCCTGGCGCCCAGCCTGACGGAACTGGTCTTCGCGCTCGGGCTCGGCGATCACCTCGTCGGGCGCTCCTCGGCCTGCGACTATCCGCCGGAAGCCCGGGCGCTTCCCGTGCTGGGCGATTTCGGCCGGCCGAACCAGGAGGCCCTGCTGGCCGCGCACCCCGATCTGGTGCTGGCCACCGACCTCGAAAAGCCGGGCCTCCGTGGATACCTAGAGGGTCTAGGTATCAGGGCGCTGGTCCTGCCGTGCGAGAACTGGACGGACCTGCTGGAGGCGGGCCGGGCGATCGCCCGCGAACTCGGGAACCCGGAGGCAGGGATCCGATGGGCGGAAACCATGGCGGCGCGCCGTGCGGAGATCGAGCAGCGCGTAAACACGTTTTGGGCGGGTAAAGAAAGGCCCCGCGTATACCTCGAAATCTGGAGCGACCCGCCGATGACCGCGGGCCGCGAGTCCTTCGCGAATGACCTGGTCGCGCTGGCGGGAGGAAGGAATATCGGCGCGGCGCTGGAACGGTCGTACGCGAACGCGAACTCGGAATGGATCCTGAAGCAGGATCCGGACGTCATCGTGCTCGCCTACATGACCACGAACGCGGCGGCGGAACGGCTGGCGCAACGGCCGGGCTGGAACCGGCTCCGGGCCGTCCGCGAGGGCCGCGTGTGCGCCGGCATCAACCCGGACTGGCTCCTGCGGCCGGGCCCGCGTATGCTCGACGGCGCGGAGGCCCTGGCGGAATGGCTCATGGAAGAGGCCCGCAGATGA
- a CDS encoding iron ABC transporter permease — MKRQSHYLILLTACPLLVAAGIFLGHGWSDPASLFEPARRGILEARLWRVALGAITGAALSVSGVILQALLRNPLAEPYVLGLSAGSGLTTALGILLGGLAFSSLLLPAAGFGGGLVSLVVVWRLASAGRVTGPHTLILAGVVWGSLCGSLLMFLVSQASVEGLHAVLWWLLGDLQVFDARLVVMSAALILPALGVAILLARDLDVLLLGEEMAGHVGLNAERAKKVFLALAALLTAASVCVSGLIGFVGLTAPHAARSLVGPNHRRLVPASALLGAAFLVVADGLGRTLFYPVEVPIGVITSLVGAPFFLLLLRRKQKEMWR, encoded by the coding sequence ATGAAAAGACAAAGCCATTATCTGATTCTCCTGACCGCCTGTCCGTTGCTGGTGGCGGCGGGCATCTTTCTGGGCCATGGATGGAGCGACCCGGCCAGCCTCTTCGAGCCGGCGCGGCGGGGCATCCTGGAGGCGCGGCTCTGGCGGGTGGCGCTGGGGGCCATCACGGGCGCGGCACTCTCGGTGTCGGGCGTGATCCTGCAGGCGCTCCTGCGAAATCCGCTCGCGGAGCCGTACGTGCTGGGGCTCTCCGCGGGCTCCGGCCTCACCACCGCACTGGGAATCCTGCTCGGCGGGCTCGCGTTCAGCAGCCTGTTGCTGCCGGCGGCCGGCTTCGGCGGCGGGTTGGTCAGCCTGGTCGTGGTCTGGCGGCTGGCCTCGGCGGGACGGGTCACGGGCCCGCACACCCTCATCCTCGCCGGCGTGGTCTGGGGCTCGTTGTGCGGAAGCCTCCTGATGTTCCTCGTTTCGCAGGCGAGCGTCGAGGGCCTGCACGCCGTTCTATGGTGGCTGCTGGGCGACTTGCAGGTCTTCGATGCGCGGCTGGTCGTGATGTCCGCCGCGCTCATCCTGCCCGCCCTCGGTGTCGCCATCCTGCTGGCGCGGGACCTGGACGTCCTGTTGCTCGGCGAGGAGATGGCGGGCCACGTGGGGTTGAACGCCGAGCGGGCGAAAAAGGTCTTCCTGGCCCTGGCCGCCCTGCTGACGGCCGCCTCCGTGTGCGTCAGCGGACTGATCGGCTTCGTCGGCCTCACGGCGCCGCACGCGGCGCGGTCGCTGGTCGGACCCAATCACCGTCGCCTCGTCCCCGCCTCGGCCCTGCTCGGCGCGGCGTTCCTGGTCGTCGCCGACGGGCTTGGGCGAACGTTGTTCTATCCCGTCGAGGTTCCCATCGGGGTGATCACCTCCCTGGTCGGCGCGCCGTTTTTCCTGTTGCTGCTGCGGCGGAAGCAGAAGGAGATGTGGAGATGA
- a CDS encoding tripartite tricarboxylate transporter permease encodes MELNTLLLCIPTALLGVAVAAVFSFIPGLHIYNVIAFTMMLAFAFVEFFDALDPMLTTSFILGMVVGFSVLFTVSSQFFQPCDDSFRSMIMPHERFLYEGRGYEAVILSGFGALAALVLIAGLFPFLTKPIGLVRELIRPHVYWILGLVCAFILIGEWPKDHGVGQTVRQRLADGWVQLGMGFFTFVAAAVLGMFVFYNTIIPVESAFQSLMPVFMGLFALPSQIMTVITRTRIPPQHFARSVDAEPHDLARGALTGTVAGLFSSLTPGLTPGPALLIGAHATCSSGDKQFLVGGGAARVLYYIGALVLFFMPDVYMRRGGAAINISLFFVPETVEQYLAVSGVIAVSGAATLWLLPRFARFCARTTGRVDYHWISGFSALLLVAMVGFVTGWRGLVLMAVSTALGLVPNFWHTRRVPLLAVLMVPVSLNMAGVGHRVAQWLGFR; translated from the coding sequence ATCCCGACGGCGCTCCTCGGCGTGGCCGTGGCCGCGGTCTTTTCGTTCATTCCCGGCCTGCACATCTACAACGTGATCGCCTTCACGATGATGCTGGCCTTCGCGTTCGTCGAGTTCTTCGACGCCCTGGACCCGATGCTGACGACGAGTTTCATCCTGGGCATGGTGGTCGGGTTCTCGGTGCTCTTCACGGTCTCGAGCCAGTTCTTCCAGCCGTGCGACGACAGCTTCCGCTCGATGATCATGCCGCACGAGCGCTTCCTCTACGAGGGACGCGGGTACGAGGCAGTGATCTTGAGCGGCTTCGGCGCGCTGGCGGCCCTGGTGCTGATCGCCGGGCTCTTCCCGTTCCTGACCAAGCCGATCGGGCTGGTGCGCGAGCTGATCCGGCCGCACGTCTACTGGATCCTCGGCCTGGTCTGCGCGTTCATCCTGATCGGCGAATGGCCCAAGGACCACGGCGTGGGCCAGACCGTGCGGCAGCGCCTGGCGGACGGCTGGGTCCAGCTCGGCATGGGCTTCTTCACCTTCGTCGCGGCCGCCGTGCTGGGGATGTTCGTCTTCTACAACACGATCATCCCGGTCGAGAGCGCGTTCCAGTCGCTGATGCCCGTGTTCATGGGCCTGTTCGCGCTGCCGAGCCAGATCATGACCGTCATCACGCGGACCCGGATCCCGCCCCAGCACTTCGCGCGCAGCGTGGACGCGGAGCCGCACGACCTGGCGCGCGGCGCGCTGACCGGCACGGTCGCCGGCCTCTTCTCCAGCCTGACGCCCGGCCTGACGCCCGGCCCGGCCCTGCTGATCGGCGCCCACGCGACCTGCTCGTCCGGCGACAAGCAGTTCCTCGTCGGCGGCGGGGCGGCGCGCGTCCTCTACTACATCGGCGCGCTGGTGCTGTTCTTCATGCCGGACGTCTACATGCGCCGCGGCGGCGCGGCGATCAACATCAGCCTCTTCTTCGTGCCCGAGACGGTGGAGCAGTACCTGGCCGTGTCTGGCGTGATCGCCGTCAGCGGCGCGGCGACCCTGTGGCTGCTGCCGCGCTTCGCGCGCTTCTGCGCCCGGACGACCGGGCGCGTGGACTATCACTGGATCTCGGGCTTCTCGGCGCTGCTGCTGGTGGCCATGGTCGGGTTCGTGACGGGCTGGCGCGGGCTCGTGCTGATGGCGGTCTCCACGGCGCTCGGGCTCGTCCCCAATTTCTGGCACACGCGGCGCGTGCCGCTGCTGGCGGTGCTGATGGTCCCGGTGAGCCTCAACATGGCCGGCGTCGGCCACCGCGTCGCGCAATGGCTCGGGTTCCGGTGA
- a CDS encoding metal-dependent hydrolase → MKGITHFLTGVAAASCFPLAIRTAYEDKAYLMVLGGVCGILCDTLDFKFARYFWKIDHQIRLSEDHLDPRLPAEAIARAIDEAAEKKRPIRLKLDTIRVGPSHYRAYAVQIDDRNRTVTCTIGPLKTMSQSMARGERLPSEATRRRKIEEDGPAAFMESLARDLPCLPDTIPPGPTSHVASFQSEINNTYYMDTEIGVFSGPDYEFVPEKDGRVRVDFIPWHRRWTHSLTLGLLMGPIGFALFADWPALFRGDLPAFFTNRFAVTAFWIAILAFWSHVLVDQTGHLGSNLFPPFTKQRTMGLRWCTSASPFPNQMVNYISVAIILWNLNVFAPTPVFTMPWAKGMIGGFGDSAYYLVSLTNYLLAVVALPLLVFYWIGKLYKRWYRRDTQVQMEEAFSGEDWSGGIGDG, encoded by the coding sequence ATGAAAGGCATCACGCATTTCCTGACGGGGGTGGCGGCGGCCTCCTGCTTCCCGCTCGCCATCCGCACCGCGTACGAGGACAAGGCCTACCTCATGGTGCTCGGCGGGGTCTGCGGCATCCTCTGCGACACGCTGGATTTCAAGTTCGCGCGCTATTTCTGGAAAATCGATCACCAGATCCGGCTTTCCGAAGACCACCTGGACCCGCGCCTCCCCGCCGAGGCCATCGCCCGGGCGATCGACGAGGCCGCGGAGAAGAAGCGGCCCATCCGCCTGAAACTCGACACGATCCGCGTGGGCCCGAGCCACTACCGCGCCTACGCCGTCCAGATCGACGACCGGAACAGGACGGTCACCTGCACCATCGGCCCGCTGAAGACCATGAGCCAGTCCATGGCCCGCGGCGAGCGCCTGCCCAGCGAGGCAACGCGCCGGCGCAAGATCGAGGAGGACGGCCCCGCGGCCTTCATGGAGTCGCTGGCCCGGGACCTGCCGTGCCTGCCCGACACGATCCCGCCCGGCCCGACCAGCCACGTCGCCTCGTTCCAGAGCGAGATCAACAACACCTATTACATGGACACGGAGATCGGCGTGTTCTCCGGGCCCGACTACGAGTTCGTGCCGGAGAAGGACGGGCGCGTGCGCGTGGATTTCATCCCGTGGCACCGCCGATGGACGCATAGCCTGACCCTCGGCCTGCTGATGGGCCCGATCGGGTTCGCGCTCTTCGCGGACTGGCCGGCCCTGTTCCGCGGCGACCTCCCGGCGTTCTTCACCAACCGCTTCGCCGTGACGGCGTTCTGGATCGCCATCCTCGCCTTCTGGAGCCACGTGCTGGTGGACCAGACGGGGCACCTCGGCTCGAACCTGTTCCCGCCGTTCACGAAGCAGCGGACGATGGGCCTGCGGTGGTGCACGTCCGCCTCGCCGTTCCCGAACCAGATGGTCAACTACATCTCGGTCGCGATCATCCTGTGGAACCTCAACGTGTTCGCGCCGACGCCCGTCTTCACCATGCCCTGGGCGAAAGGGATGATCGGCGGATTCGGCGACTCGGCCTACTACCTCGTCTCGCTGACGAACTACCTGCTGGCCGTCGTGGCCCTGCCCCTGCTGGTCTTCTACTGGATCGGCAAGCTGTACAAGCGGTGGTACCGCCGCGACACCCAGGTCCAGATGGAAGAGGCCTTCTCGGGCGAGGACTGGTCCGGCGGCATCGGCGACGGGTGA
- a CDS encoding PTS sugar transporter subunit IIA, whose amino-acid sequence MNLRKVMSPATISVALKSDTKEGIIGELMDLLMAAGKIRDLKARKDALAVVLEREKKMSTGMQNGIAIPHGKTDTVDSLVAAIGLKKEGVDFQALDGQPSRIFIMTLSPDTRTGPHIQFLAEISRQLSDAGTRERVLKAATPEEVLDLLSG is encoded by the coding sequence ATGAATCTGCGGAAAGTGATGTCCCCGGCCACGATCTCCGTGGCGCTGAAGAGCGACACGAAGGAGGGGATCATCGGGGAACTGATGGACCTGCTCATGGCGGCGGGAAAGATCCGGGACCTGAAGGCCCGGAAGGATGCCCTGGCCGTCGTGCTGGAGCGCGAGAAGAAAATGTCCACCGGCATGCAGAACGGCATCGCCATCCCCCACGGGAAGACGGACACGGTGGACTCGCTGGTCGCCGCCATCGGCTTGAAGAAGGAGGGCGTGGATTTCCAGGCCCTGGACGGGCAGCCCTCCCGGATTTTCATCATGACCCTGTCCCCCGACACGCGGACCGGTCCGCACATCCAGTTCCTCGCCGAGATCAGCCGCCAGTTGAGCGACGCCGGCACCCGGGAGCGCGTTCTGAAGGCCGCCACGCCGGAAGAAGTGCTTGACCTGCTCTCGGGCTGA
- a CDS encoding cation:proton antiporter, translating to MMPLLPALATITAEADPGAGMEGAMMRLVLQLAVILIAAQIVGLFFRRVLRLPGVLGELIAGMLIGPYALGQLPIPGFGPLFPAADTPVAVSVPLYGLATIASILLLFLSGLETDLALFLRYSVVGTAVGIGGVVFSFVLGAQCGIWFGLANSFMDPVALFLGAISTATSVGITARILSEKKKTDSPEGVTILAGAVFDDVLGVVMLAIVVGLSKLTDPGDKAPWGDIARIAVHAIGYWLGFTAIGLLSARLISRVLKKLHSMSSIVSIAFGLALLFAGLLEMAGLAMIIGAYVTGLSLSRTDLAHGIQEHLRGMYEVLVPVFFCVMGMLVDFSVMRGVLVFGLVYAALAMVAKLVGCGLPAWLLSFNLRGATRIGIGMIPRGEVALVIAGLGLSAHVINTEVFGAAILMTMLTTLIAPPLLSESFAGGSGLKARIRAGQDDTIHTVPLELPSDDLAEFVLSRLVRGFRAEEFFVYRLGGEIQAYQIRKDDMHFTLSLEAHRVLLTAPARHEHVARFIVLEEILELQDMAQAFQKLQDIDTMKSSLLEGLFDGGS from the coding sequence ATGATGCCGCTCCTCCCAGCCCTGGCCACGATCACCGCGGAGGCCGATCCCGGCGCCGGCATGGAAGGCGCCATGATGCGCCTGGTGCTGCAGTTGGCGGTGATCCTGATCGCCGCGCAGATCGTCGGCCTCTTCTTCCGGCGGGTGCTCCGGCTGCCGGGCGTTCTCGGCGAGCTGATCGCGGGCATGCTGATCGGGCCCTACGCGCTGGGCCAGCTGCCGATCCCCGGGTTCGGCCCGCTCTTTCCCGCCGCCGACACGCCGGTGGCTGTTTCGGTGCCCCTGTACGGCCTCGCGACCATTGCTTCGATCCTGCTGCTTTTCCTGTCCGGGCTGGAGACGGACCTCGCGCTGTTTCTCCGGTATTCGGTGGTGGGCACCGCGGTGGGGATCGGGGGCGTGGTCTTCTCCTTCGTCCTCGGCGCCCAGTGCGGCATCTGGTTCGGCCTGGCGAATTCCTTCATGGACCCGGTGGCCCTGTTCCTCGGCGCCATTTCCACGGCCACGTCGGTCGGGATCACGGCCCGTATCCTCTCGGAGAAAAAGAAAACCGACTCGCCGGAGGGCGTCACCATCCTCGCCGGCGCGGTGTTCGACGACGTGCTGGGCGTGGTGATGCTGGCCATCGTGGTGGGCCTGTCCAAGCTGACGGACCCGGGCGACAAGGCGCCCTGGGGCGACATCGCCCGGATCGCGGTGCACGCCATCGGCTACTGGCTCGGCTTCACGGCCATCGGCCTGCTCTCGGCCCGGCTGATCTCGCGCGTGCTCAAGAAGCTGCATTCGATGTCGAGCATTGTCTCGATCGCCTTCGGCCTGGCGCTGCTCTTCGCGGGCCTGCTGGAAATGGCGGGCCTGGCCATGATCATCGGCGCCTACGTCACGGGCCTGTCCCTGTCGCGCACGGACCTCGCCCACGGCATCCAGGAGCACCTCCGCGGCATGTACGAGGTGCTCGTCCCGGTGTTCTTCTGCGTGATGGGCATGCTGGTGGACTTCTCCGTGATGCGCGGGGTGCTGGTCTTCGGCCTCGTGTACGCGGCCCTCGCGATGGTGGCCAAGCTGGTGGGGTGCGGGCTGCCGGCGTGGCTGCTGTCCTTCAATCTCCGCGGCGCGACGCGCATCGGCATCGGCATGATCCCGCGCGGCGAGGTCGCCCTCGTCATCGCCGGGCTCGGGCTCTCGGCCCACGTGATCAACACCGAGGTCTTCGGCGCGGCGATCCTGATGACCATGCTGACCACGCTCATCGCCCCGCCGCTCTTGAGCGAGTCGTTCGCGGGCGGGTCGGGGCTCAAGGCCCGCATCCGCGCCGGGCAGGACGACACCATCCACACCGTGCCGCTGGAACTCCCGTCGGACGACCTGGCCGAGTTCGTGCTGTCGCGCCTCGTCCGCGGATTCCGGGCCGAGGAGTTCTTCGTCTACCGCCTGGGCGGCGAGATCCAGGCCTACCAGATCCGCAAGGACGACATGCACTTCACCCTGTCCCTGGAGGCCCACCGCGTGCTGCTGACCGCCCCGGCGCGGCATGAGCACGTCGCCCGCTTCATCGTGCTGGAGGAGATCCTGGAATTGCAGGACATGGCCCAGGCCTTCCAGAAACTGCAGGACATCGACACGATGAAAAGCAGCCTCCTCGAAGGCCTGTTCGACGGGGGAAGCTGA